In Ciconia boyciana chromosome 3, ASM3463844v1, whole genome shotgun sequence, a genomic segment contains:
- the LOC140648944 gene encoding uncharacterized protein, which produces MSKRAAGMSVPNPSEMGEKANKQGISPGFSASPADPFARPLAMQNVWRRRWNSLCEMEEWKLTVLIYCSSLSGTSVRKSSRRSRRKKPRGASIPREGVEGSAESLKAGWGKPHGGECWESSCGGEAASARELPQETGEVDQGGNVSADTSSELLRNQPSITNMEELARSLTESLDITQICLDLLGKLKETQPSTAPVLCGDVKKEHLVCPRCRRCLVGSCPHYSEPMAEQELPVLAAFLHTVDILVHEEDLQLEVGLGFELAVGGEPGYVWEITQRLPEIAPERCCKDCKAPLPRSPGESEGSQPFFPVLRAQGAAAGEMGAARQDARAPPARQAGTEDRDRSSAGLPPAGQGDSLPSLAPTQPLPPWAQPPSPTALDRLRRVGMKPLPWVGYKGLGQGLGLQRISQAWCKLKARVQSSVGAKWAWLWEAESSAPDGTTEEDQTLPFDLRFKVEALFRAMAMEA; this is translated from the exons ATGAGCAAGCGAGCAGCTGGCATGAGTGTGCCAAACCCATCAgagatgggagaaaaagcaaacaagcag GGGATCTCGCCGGGTTTCTCGGCCTCCCCAGCTGACCCCTTTGCACGTCCCCTCGCCATGCAGAACGTCTGGAGGAGACGCTGGAACTCCCTGTGCGAGATGGAGGAGTGGAAGCTGACGGTGCTCATCTACTGCTCAAGCCTGAGC gggacctCTGTGCGGAAGAGCTCACgcagaagcaggaggaagaagccaAGAG gaGCCTCCATCCCCCGGGAAGGCGTGGAGGGGTCTGCAGAGAGCCTGAAGGCAGG GTGGGGGAAGCCCCATGGAGGAGAAtgctgggaaagcagctgcGGCGGGGAAGCAGCCTCTGCAAGGGAGCTCCCCCAGGAGACTGGAGAGGTGGACCAAGGTGGAAATGTCAGTGCTGACACCAGCTCAGAGCTCCTCAGGAACCAGCCCTCCATCACCAACATGGAGGAGCTCGCCAGATCCCTCACGGAGTCCCTGGACATCACCCAAATCTGCCTCGACCTGCTGGGAAAGCTGAAGGAGACTCAGCCTAGCACTGCGCCAGTCCTGTGCGGAGACGTGAAGAAAGAACACCTCGTCTGCCCGCGGTGCCGGCGATGCCTCGTGGGCAGCTGCCCGCACTACAGCGAGCCCATGGCAGAACAGGAGCTGCCCGTGCTGGCGGCCTTCCTCCACACCGTGGACATCCTGGTGCACGAGGAGGACCTGCAGCTGGAAGTGGGGCTGGGCTTTGAGCTGGCCGTGGGTGGGGAGCCGGGCTACGTGTGGGAGATAACCCAGCGGCTCCCCGAAATAGCCCCGGAGAGGTGCTGCAAGGACTGCAAGGCGCCTCTGCCCAGGAGCCCTGGGGAGAGCGAGGGCTCGCAGCCATTCTTCCCCGTCCTCAGGGCCCAGGGAGCAGCGGCGGGAGAGATGGGAGCGGCCCGGCAGGACGCAAGGGCTCCTCctgcaaggcaggcagggaccgAAGACCGTGACAGGAGCAGTGCAGGGCTGCCGCCAGCCGGGCAGGGGGAttctctccccagcctggcccccacgcagcccctgcccccatGGGCACAGCCCCCCTCCCCGACGGCCCTGGACCGGCTGCGCAGAGTTGGGATGAAGCCCCTGCCCTGGGTGGGGTACAagggcctggggcaggggctcgGTCTGCAGCGCATCTCCCAGGCCTGGTGCAAGCTGAAGGCCAGGGTGCAGAGCAGCGTCGGGGCCAAGTGGGCCTGGCTGTGGGAAGCAGAGAGCTCGGCACCCGACGGCACCACGGAAGAGGACCAGACGCTGCCGTTCGATCTCCGCTTTAAGGTCGAAGCGCTCTTCCGCGCCATGGCGATGGAGGCGTAA